The stretch of DNA GCCAGGGCCGCCCTGATCCGCCCGACATTGTCGTCGATATAGGCCACAGCACCTAAGTAGGCGCGGCGCGCCGCGCGGACATGGGCCGGCGTCACCTCGGCATTGCCCATGTCGCAGACCTGCCACAGGCGTTGCTCGTGCGGGGTCATGGCGGCGCGGTCGAGCGGCACCCGGGGCAGATCGATCTCGTCGTCGCAGTAGAGATCCCAATAACGGGCGGGCACCGCATAGGGGTCGTGGGGGTGGGTGAAGGAGGCGACCAGGCACAGCGGCCGCCCGTCCGACCCGCGCACATGGTCATAGATCGCCCGTTCGGCGGCGAAGATCACCTCGTCGTCGAAATCCATCTGGTTGGTGCGCACGCACAGCCCGGCATCGGTGACCGAACTCATGTTGTGATACCAGCTCGGCCGCTGATGAGGCTGGTCCCAGTCCGGCGTCCAGCCGAAATCGGCCGGGTAGATGTCGGTGGTCAGGCGTTCCTCGAAACCGTGGAGCTGGTCGGGCCCGCAGAAATGCATCTTGCCGGCCAGTTGCGTGCGATAGCCCGCCCGCCGCAGGTAATGGGCAAAGGTCGGGATGTCCGAGCGGAACTCGGCCGCGTTGTCGTAGACGCCGGTGCGCGACGATAATTGCCCGGTCATGAAGACGGCGCGGGCGGGCGAGCACAGCGGGCTGTTGCTATAGGCCGCCTCGAACACCACGCCGTCCCGCGCCAGCGCCTCCAGGTTGGGCGCACGGGTCGCGCGATGGCCGTGGAAGGGCAGGGCGGCCGGCGTCATCTGGTCGGCCATGACCACAACGATGTTCATGCCACGCGTGCCCAAGCTATCTCTCCAGCGGCCTTCACCACAGCCAGCTTGAGAAGCGTCAGGGATCCGGTAAAGCTATCAAGTCGAGATGGATATATGAGTGGTACTCATGGCAAGCAGCCTCCTGCACCAGCATTTGCACGAACTCTCGGTGTTCGACGCCGCGGCGCGCGCCGGCAGTTTCAGTGCGGCCGGGCGCGAACTGGCATGACCCAGTCCGCCGTCAGCCATCACGTGGCCACGCTCGAGGCAGTTCTGGGCTTCCGGCTGTTCGCCAGGGTCTGGCGTGGCGTCGCCCTGACCGACTCGGGCGCCGTCCTGTTCGACGGCATGAAAAATGG from Oleomonas cavernae encodes:
- the betC gene encoding choline-sulfatase, whose product is MNIVVVMADQMTPAALPFHGHRATRAPNLEALARDGVVFEAAYSNSPLCSPARAVFMTGQLSSRTGVYDNAAEFRSDIPTFAHYLRRAGYRTQLAGKMHFCGPDQLHGFEERLTTDIYPADFGWTPDWDQPHQRPSWYHNMSSVTDAGLCVRTNQMDFDDEVIFAAERAIYDHVRGSDGRPLCLVASFTHPHDPYAVPARYWDLYCDDEIDLPRVPLDRAAMTPHEQRLWQVCDMGNAEVTPAHVRAARRAYLGAVAYIDDNVGRIRAALAATGLADDTVILVTSDHGEMLGERGLWYKMNYFEGGARVPLVVHAPGRFQPRRVGEAVSLVDILPTLTDIATDGKGLAPVSPIDGRSLLPHLGGTGGHDEVLGDYLAEGAVAPIVMIRRGTLKFVHSLADPDQLYDLATDLDERHNLAADPGRTTLVAELRREVAQRWDLPGLDQAVRDSQRRRHMVVDALGIGTAAPWDFNPPRASRSSRSM